The proteins below come from a single Terriglobales bacterium genomic window:
- a CDS encoding glycosyltransferase — MLPEPPPIKADMAACTIIAKNYLAMARVLAESFQRHNPDCPFFVLLMDPVEGYFNPELEPFHLLEARHLPIPHLEGLLFKYDVMEASTAVKPYLLEYLLKRHELGKLVYFDPDILILNPLHELSKVLDDSSIVLTPHITRPYPDKARPNEYHLLVAGSFNLGFIGLHKDHQTQEFLGWWQRMVYQNCVSLPERGLFVDQKWIDLVPGLYDDVAILREPGYNVAYWNLHERRVTIKNDDVFINDEPCYFFHFSGFNLGKPSEISKHQTRHKMSGLGDGKELFLRYRDLVAASGWKQSSKWPYTYEYFDNGVRIPKIARRYYWGLGEQVVRYGNPFNWLGNMETSEAPAADANGLQKHADEQQQQAGEKLPFGVNVVGYVTSEKGVGEVARSNVRILQSVGVPCIANSFVDTGSKNLESPPKNLHSTNPYSINLICVNADQTPYFAQKNKDYLRGRYNIGYWLWELSEFPEEWYGSFDYIDELWVPTKFMYDCLSAISPVPVNRVPCSIDPETKPSSSWGRVEFGLKSDEFVFLFLFDFHSYMERKNPVGLIRAFKQAFGNRKDVVLLIKTARADFDPTGRKLLQAEARGANVRFLDEVLPREAINSLISAANCYVSLHRSEGFGLTLSESMMLGKPVIATAYSGNMDFTTEQNSFLVRYKLREIEQSYGPYKAGWVWADPDLDHAAEQMRYVFENPEAAARIAARGRADVMANLHPRILGEEVKARLEVLQREKEGNLVTTR; from the coding sequence ATGCTTCCCGAACCCCCGCCCATCAAGGCAGACATGGCCGCGTGCACCATCATCGCCAAGAACTATCTCGCAATGGCGCGGGTTCTGGCGGAATCGTTCCAAAGACACAATCCTGACTGCCCTTTTTTTGTTCTGTTGATGGATCCCGTTGAGGGATACTTTAATCCTGAGTTGGAACCGTTCCATCTCTTGGAAGCCAGGCATTTACCCATTCCTCATCTTGAGGGTCTGCTGTTCAAGTATGATGTCATGGAAGCCAGTACTGCGGTTAAGCCTTATTTACTGGAGTATCTTTTGAAGCGGCACGAGTTGGGGAAACTCGTGTATTTCGATCCTGATATTCTGATTCTCAACCCCTTGCATGAGCTTTCGAAAGTATTGGACGACTCTTCGATTGTTCTTACGCCTCACATCACGCGTCCCTATCCCGACAAAGCCAGGCCCAATGAGTACCACCTTCTTGTGGCTGGAAGTTTTAATCTTGGCTTCATTGGACTGCACAAAGACCATCAGACCCAAGAATTTCTGGGCTGGTGGCAGCGCATGGTCTACCAGAACTGCGTTTCTCTTCCTGAAAGGGGCCTTTTCGTCGACCAAAAGTGGATTGACCTGGTTCCCGGACTCTATGACGACGTAGCCATTTTGCGTGAGCCGGGCTACAACGTGGCCTATTGGAATCTCCATGAGCGGCGCGTCACAATCAAAAACGACGATGTTTTCATCAACGATGAACCCTGTTACTTCTTTCACTTCAGTGGATTCAATCTAGGCAAACCTTCAGAGATTTCAAAACACCAAACCCGTCATAAGATGTCAGGGCTGGGCGATGGCAAAGAGCTTTTCCTGCGATATCGTGACCTAGTTGCTGCGAGCGGCTGGAAGCAGAGTTCCAAATGGCCATATACGTACGAGTATTTCGACAATGGCGTGCGGATCCCCAAAATTGCCCGACGATACTACTGGGGTTTAGGCGAGCAGGTCGTGCGCTACGGCAATCCATTCAACTGGCTGGGGAACATGGAAACAAGTGAGGCGCCCGCGGCGGATGCCAATGGGTTGCAAAAGCACGCGGATGAGCAACAGCAGCAAGCCGGCGAGAAACTGCCCTTTGGGGTGAACGTGGTAGGTTACGTTACGTCGGAAAAAGGAGTGGGTGAGGTTGCCCGTAGCAACGTGCGCATTCTACAGTCGGTGGGCGTACCTTGCATCGCCAACAGTTTCGTAGATACCGGCTCCAAGAACCTGGAGAGCCCTCCCAAAAACCTGCACAGCACGAATCCATACAGCATTAATCTGATCTGCGTAAATGCCGATCAGACACCGTATTTCGCGCAAAAGAACAAGGATTACCTTCGCGGGCGCTACAACATAGGTTACTGGCTTTGGGAACTTTCCGAATTCCCGGAGGAGTGGTACGGCAGTTTTGATTACATCGACGAGCTCTGGGTCCCGACCAAGTTCATGTATGACTGTTTGAGCGCAATTTCTCCCGTTCCGGTGAACCGTGTACCCTGTTCGATTGATCCTGAGACCAAGCCTTCGTCCTCCTGGGGGCGCGTCGAATTCGGGCTGAAATCCGATGAATTTGTCTTCTTGTTTCTCTTCGACTTCCATAGCTATATGGAACGCAAAAATCCGGTGGGATTGATCCGAGCGTTTAAACAGGCTTTTGGTAATCGCAAAGACGTAGTGTTGCTTATCAAGACCGCGCGCGCTGACTTCGATCCTACCGGCCGCAAGCTTCTGCAGGCTGAAGCCCGCGGCGCCAATGTGCGCTTTTTAGATGAAGTGCTGCCTCGGGAGGCTATCAATTCCCTGATCTCCGCTGCAAATTGCTATGTTTCTCTTCACAGGTCTGAGGGATTTGGTCTGACGCTCTCGGAGTCGATGATGCTCGGCAAGCCGGTCATCGCCACTGCATATTCCGGCAACATGGACTTCACGACCGAACAGAACAGTTTTCTGGTCCGATACAAACTACGGGAAATCGAGCAAAGTTACGGTCCGTATAAAGCCGGCTGGGTTTGGGCAGATCCAGATTTGGATCACGCAGCGGAACAAATGCGCTATGTTTTTGAAAACCCTGAAGCAGCCGCTAGAATTGCAGCGCGCGGGCGGGCTGATGTCATGGCCAACCTGCACCCGCGCATCCTGGGCGAAGAGGTGAAGGCGCGGCTTGAAGTTTTACAAAGAGAAAAAGAGGGGAACCTCGTCACAACTCGCTGA
- a CDS encoding class I SAM-dependent methyltransferase → MDLRVYSLTPEQIERATHLFDYQPYILSDDIQTGIAYDFLYAAEDPNRYLANRRLVSKSTWERFVAANAQLRQMYDDWIDQMSSLCGTESSVADIACNTGYFLHRFALKGHRKTVGYDRLDTSEAIQFINKLVGTSVEFIHQSYDSWTHKIPGCAQHDIVIASAIMLHLSDPLYFLHFLGSITKKCLFLFTLVNDSPDHIIHYITANKFYKDDFPLCFDNHSISFPLLTLGLQRMGFTTILEIPHRQSWLPSHWYNQYKMLLCFKH, encoded by the coding sequence ATGGATTTACGAGTTTACAGCCTTACACCGGAACAAATCGAGAGAGCAACCCATTTGTTTGACTATCAACCTTATATCCTCTCTGATGATATTCAGACTGGCATAGCCTATGACTTTTTGTATGCAGCGGAGGATCCAAATCGCTACCTCGCCAATCGTCGATTGGTTTCTAAATCAACTTGGGAGAGGTTTGTTGCGGCAAACGCACAATTGCGCCAAATGTACGATGATTGGATTGATCAAATGTCGAGTCTTTGCGGCACCGAAAGCAGTGTTGCTGATATAGCCTGCAATACGGGTTACTTCCTCCACCGTTTCGCCTTGAAGGGACACCGTAAAACAGTTGGATACGATCGCCTGGACACTTCAGAGGCGATTCAATTTATCAACAAGCTAGTGGGAACATCCGTGGAATTTATTCACCAGAGTTATGATTCCTGGACCCATAAAATTCCAGGCTGCGCTCAGCACGATATTGTGATTGCTTCGGCAATCATGTTGCACCTGAGTGATCCGCTTTATTTTCTGCATTTCCTGGGGTCTATTACCAAAAAATGTTTGTTTTTGTTCACGCTGGTCAATGATTCGCCTGACCATATCATCCACTACATAACCGCTAACAAATTTTATAAGGATGACTTCCCGCTTTGTTTCGATAACCACTCCATTTCGTTTCCTCTTTTGACGTTGGGTCTTCAGCGCATGGGATTCACAACAATTTTAGAAATCCCCCATCGCCAGTCATGGCTGCCCTCGCATTGGTACAACCAATACAAAATGTTACTTTGTTTCAAACATTGA
- the rfbB gene encoding dTDP-glucose 4,6-dehydratase — protein MKILVTGGAGFIGSNFIRQTLHSGKNTEVVNFDKLTYSGNLENLADLAENPRYRFVRGDIADAAKVAEVLANGFDAIVNFAAETHVDRSIENAAPFVHSNVIGTLTLLEAVRQHKTKLFIQISTDEVYGSAGTKDSFTEDQILDPRSPYSASKAAADHLVNAYIHTYGISAITLRCTNNYGPYQFPEKLIPLMIANAIEGKQLPVYGDGMQERDWLYVEDYCRAIAFVLERGKPGDVYNVSSGSPTPNLVVIKTILKMLGKPESLIRFVTDRPGHDRRYSLDSSKLRRELAWKPEVGFEEGIGKTVDWYLKNKVWLERARSGEYRNYYERHYTRREETFSK, from the coding sequence TTGAAGATACTGGTCACAGGCGGGGCGGGATTTATCGGATCGAATTTTATCCGGCAGACCCTGCACAGCGGTAAGAATACCGAGGTTGTCAACTTCGACAAGCTGACGTATTCCGGGAACCTGGAGAACCTCGCTGATCTCGCAGAGAACCCACGGTACCGGTTTGTGCGCGGCGATATCGCCGATGCGGCGAAGGTGGCAGAAGTATTGGCCAACGGCTTTGATGCGATTGTAAATTTTGCGGCGGAGACGCATGTAGACCGCAGCATTGAGAACGCAGCCCCGTTCGTGCACTCTAACGTGATCGGGACTTTGACCCTGCTTGAGGCCGTGCGCCAGCATAAAACCAAGCTGTTTATCCAGATCAGCACGGATGAAGTTTATGGCAGTGCCGGGACAAAAGACAGCTTCACGGAGGACCAGATTCTGGATCCGCGCAGCCCATACTCGGCGAGCAAGGCAGCGGCCGATCATCTAGTGAACGCTTATATCCATACTTATGGAATCTCGGCCATCACGCTACGCTGCACCAACAACTACGGCCCCTATCAGTTTCCGGAGAAGCTCATCCCGCTGATGATTGCCAATGCGATAGAGGGAAAGCAGCTGCCCGTCTACGGCGACGGCATGCAGGAGCGAGACTGGCTCTATGTAGAAGATTACTGCCGCGCTATCGCCTTTGTGCTTGAGCGCGGAAAGCCCGGTGACGTGTACAACGTGTCTTCTGGAAGTCCGACACCGAATCTGGTTGTGATCAAGACGATTCTGAAGATGCTGGGCAAGCCGGAGTCGCTGATCCGGTTTGTGACGGACCGTCCGGGCCATGACCGGCGCTATTCGCTGGATAGCAGCAAACTGCGCCGCGAACTGGCCTGGAAGCCGGAAGTGGGATTTGAAGAGGGTATCGGCAAAACCGTGGATTGGTATCTGAAGAACAAAGTGTGGCTCGAGCGGGCGCGTTCGGGCGAATACCGCAACTACTACGAACGCCACTACACCCGCCGCGAAGAGACCTTTAGCAAGTAA
- the rfbD gene encoding dTDP-4-dehydrorhamnose reductase, protein MKILLIGANGQLARDLQAEFTAAGKSYEIIPVTHEQLDIRDQRAVDNLIASTHPECIINTAAFHRVDLCEEEPETTFAVNEGGVCNVAQAAQRQNALLVQLSSDYVFDGVKRSAYVERDEAKPLSIYGKSRLAGELAVQQNCTRHLIIRTCGLYGLAGSQSKTGNFVETMLKLAAANKAPSVVNDQVCTPTSTRELARHMVRLLPSGAQGLFHMTSTGECSWFDFARECFRLAKTHTVINPVTSEQYAAKAKRPAYSVLDNQAYRSVGFSDFRPWQEALAEYMQTRKKAGLQAS, encoded by the coding sequence ATGAAGATTTTGCTCATCGGGGCTAACGGCCAGCTCGCCCGTGACCTGCAGGCCGAATTTACGGCTGCCGGCAAGAGCTACGAAATTATTCCCGTGACCCATGAGCAGCTCGATATCCGCGACCAACGCGCCGTGGATAATTTAATCGCAAGCACCCATCCCGAGTGCATCATCAACACAGCGGCATTCCATCGAGTAGACCTCTGCGAGGAGGAACCGGAAACCACGTTTGCCGTCAATGAGGGCGGGGTCTGCAATGTGGCACAGGCCGCGCAACGGCAGAATGCGCTGCTGGTGCAGCTCAGCAGCGACTATGTCTTTGATGGAGTAAAACGTTCTGCCTACGTGGAACGCGACGAGGCCAAACCTCTCTCTATTTATGGAAAATCGCGTCTTGCCGGGGAGCTTGCCGTACAACAAAACTGCACTCGCCATCTCATCATTCGCACATGTGGGCTCTATGGGCTGGCAGGCAGCCAGAGCAAAACCGGGAATTTTGTGGAAACCATGCTGAAGCTGGCGGCTGCCAACAAAGCCCCAAGCGTGGTCAACGATCAGGTATGCACGCCCACCAGCACACGCGAACTGGCCCGGCACATGGTTCGCTTGCTTCCTTCCGGAGCACAAGGCCTGTTTCACATGACCAGCACGGGAGAATGTTCATGGTTTGATTTCGCCCGTGAGTGCTTTCGTCTGGCGAAGACACATACGGTCATAAACCCGGTCACCAGCGAGCAATATGCCGCCAAGGCAAAGCGCCCGGCCTATTCTGTACTCGACAATCAGGCATACCGCAGCGTCGGGTTCAGCGACTTTCGTCCCTGGCAGGAGGCACTGGCAGAGTATATGCAGACGCGCAAGAAGGCAGGGCTGCAAGCAAGTTGA
- a CDS encoding sugar phosphate nucleotidyltransferase, translated as MKGVVLAGGLGTRMMPLTRVTNKHLLPVHNLPMVFYPIRALVNVGITEILIVTGGHNAGDFLRLLANGKDFGLQRLNYAYQEGEGGIADALRLAEYFAEEDSICVILGDNIIENNFVESAECFQQQEKGAHIILKEVHDPERFGCPEIVEGRIIGIEEKPKQPKSNYAVTGIYLYDNAVFEKIKTLKPSQRGELEITDINNMYLREGTLTHSILEGWWTDAGTFESLRHATNLVAETGANKLTKPAAVARK; from the coding sequence ATGAAAGGCGTAGTACTAGCGGGTGGATTGGGAACGCGGATGATGCCGCTGACGAGGGTGACGAACAAGCATCTGTTGCCGGTGCACAATTTGCCCATGGTGTTTTATCCCATTCGGGCGCTGGTGAACGTGGGGATCACGGAGATCCTGATCGTGACTGGCGGGCACAATGCGGGAGACTTTCTGCGGCTGCTGGCCAATGGCAAGGATTTCGGATTGCAGCGGCTGAACTATGCCTACCAGGAGGGCGAAGGCGGCATTGCCGATGCGTTACGCTTGGCGGAGTACTTTGCCGAAGAGGATTCGATCTGCGTGATCCTGGGAGACAATATTATTGAGAACAATTTTGTGGAGAGCGCCGAGTGCTTCCAGCAGCAAGAGAAGGGGGCGCATATTATTTTGAAGGAAGTGCACGATCCGGAGCGTTTTGGTTGCCCGGAGATCGTGGAAGGGCGGATTATCGGCATTGAAGAGAAGCCCAAGCAGCCCAAGTCGAACTATGCCGTGACCGGGATCTATCTGTACGATAACGCGGTCTTCGAGAAGATTAAGACGCTGAAGCCGTCGCAGCGGGGTGAGCTGGAGATTACGGACATCAACAACATGTATCTTCGGGAGGGAACGCTGACGCACAGCATTCTGGAGGGTTGGTGGACGGATGCCGGGACCTTCGAGTCCCTTCGCCACGCCACGAACCTGGTGGCCGAGACGGGAGCCAATAAGCTGACGAAACCGGCAGCAGTGGCGAGGAAATAG
- a CDS encoding glycosyltransferase family 2 protein: protein MELPLLQKLSSPSITVIIPALRRPDLTQRCLRSLALQKAAGLEIVIVENEAQQNTIFHLETLPVDFPYPVRQILLEQNLGTTDSINRALQNVGPEFILLLNNDVELEPQFATLLVEKLKSDSQLAFSTGKLLNAQEKTRFDGAGDALLLGGGAYRLGHQDVDSGQFDQSAEAFVGCGAATLYRRSAFEHAGGLDGDFFAYLDDVDLAFRLQLGGWCGAYVPNAVAYHIGSATLGDSMHPRIVRWMTRNQILLLLKNYPASVFFRLLPRIWVYQFLWFLMILRRGNALSYIGGIFDAVKLLGSVPGKRKQVQSQRKITSTELIQKLRASEAQIYAWHCTRDAKMKSALLRIYFGLFGKPRAISG, encoded by the coding sequence ATGGAGTTACCTTTACTGCAAAAACTTTCTTCGCCTTCCATTACTGTGATTATCCCTGCGCTGCGGCGGCCTGATCTCACGCAACGATGCTTGCGTTCTCTCGCATTACAAAAGGCGGCAGGGTTGGAAATCGTGATCGTGGAGAATGAAGCTCAGCAGAACACAATCTTTCATCTCGAAACCCTGCCTGTTGATTTTCCCTATCCGGTGCGCCAAATTCTCCTAGAGCAGAATCTCGGTACAACGGACTCCATTAATCGGGCGTTGCAGAATGTTGGCCCGGAATTTATTTTGCTGCTGAACAATGACGTAGAACTGGAACCACAATTTGCGACGCTGCTCGTAGAAAAACTGAAATCAGATTCCCAACTGGCATTTTCTACCGGCAAATTGCTCAATGCGCAGGAGAAAACCCGCTTCGACGGCGCCGGGGATGCGCTTTTACTGGGTGGCGGCGCCTATCGTCTTGGCCATCAAGATGTCGATAGCGGCCAGTTTGATCAGTCGGCGGAAGCCTTTGTGGGCTGTGGTGCAGCTACGCTCTACCGTCGCAGCGCGTTCGAGCATGCCGGCGGGCTCGATGGTGATTTCTTTGCTTACCTCGATGACGTTGACCTGGCCTTTCGGCTACAACTCGGCGGCTGGTGCGGGGCTTATGTGCCCAACGCTGTTGCATATCACATTGGCAGCGCAACGCTGGGCGATTCCATGCATCCGCGAATCGTCCGTTGGATGACACGCAACCAAATTCTGCTCCTGCTGAAGAATTATCCCGCGAGTGTGTTCTTTCGGCTACTGCCACGGATTTGGGTTTATCAATTTTTGTGGTTTCTGATGATCTTGCGTCGCGGAAATGCACTTTCTTACATAGGAGGCATATTTGACGCGGTGAAATTGCTGGGGAGCGTGCCTGGGAAACGCAAGCAGGTACAATCCCAGCGCAAGATTACCAGCACGGAGCTGATCCAGAAACTACGCGCCTCCGAAGCCCAAATCTATGCTTGGCACTGTACACGCGACGCAAAGATGAAGTCTGCATTGCTGCGCATCTATTTTGGATTATTCGGCAAGCCTCGGGCCATCTCAGGATAA
- a CDS encoding methyltransferase domain-containing protein, producing the protein MKEQATTAKQESIRQKINSFPYWYHQIEIEPGISTPGTHASAEALQLLQLPQDCRGMRVLDIGARDGFFSFELERRGAKVLAIDYFGPTITGFAIASELLHSRVRYEVLNVYDLSPATHGKFDIVLFLGVLYHLRNPLLALDRIWNVCRDRLWLESQVIDNAFLNMSTGEMMALDKIAPLMKEMPIMQFYPKDELNKDGSNWWAPNLACLTAMLETCNFVVQRKVVNGGRAIVECKVGSNPVVEHLRFLERSTANGGHPTLGTLRQCWKRATSWCRGRL; encoded by the coding sequence ATGAAAGAGCAAGCAACCACGGCGAAGCAGGAATCTATAAGACAAAAAATCAATAGCTTTCCCTATTGGTATCATCAGATCGAAATCGAACCAGGAATTAGCACCCCCGGTACTCACGCCAGCGCGGAAGCGTTGCAATTGCTGCAACTCCCCCAGGACTGCAGGGGGATGCGGGTCCTCGACATCGGAGCGCGCGACGGGTTCTTTTCTTTCGAGCTTGAGCGCCGTGGAGCAAAAGTGTTAGCGATAGACTACTTTGGTCCAACTATAACAGGCTTTGCGATCGCAAGTGAGTTGTTGCACTCCCGCGTACGGTACGAGGTTCTTAACGTGTATGATTTATCTCCTGCAACTCACGGGAAGTTCGATATTGTGCTGTTTCTGGGGGTCCTGTATCACTTACGGAATCCACTTCTTGCGTTGGACCGGATCTGGAACGTCTGCCGAGATCGCCTGTGGCTGGAATCACAGGTCATAGACAACGCATTTCTTAACATGTCAACCGGTGAAATGATGGCCCTCGATAAGATTGCCCCCTTAATGAAAGAAATGCCGATCATGCAGTTTTATCCCAAAGACGAGCTTAACAAAGACGGGAGCAACTGGTGGGCACCCAACCTTGCGTGTCTTACGGCCATGTTGGAAACGTGCAACTTCGTGGTGCAGAGGAAGGTTGTAAACGGAGGACGTGCAATCGTCGAATGTAAAGTTGGAAGCAATCCTGTAGTTGAACACCTGCGCTTCCTGGAACGTTCCACTGCAAATGGTGGGCACCCAACCTTAGGTACCTTACGGCAATGTTGGAAACGTGCAACTTCGTGGTGCAGAGGAAGGTTGTAA
- a CDS encoding sugar transferase: protein MLERRSKLLGLGCLAHDLVLTALALPIAYLLRVSVLPRVLDSHFPAVYPLRVYLPFLAGVLVTWFVVGFLYGIYRKVELRNPAQIVWDETKLVVTGMGLVAAGLYLFRADISRSLALTFGAVNWLLLITGRLTMFFTKGSLRRIFGRYHHVLVVGTGTHAHELARLVEHAEPLGLRLIGFAYLTELPPAPAEDLHSSYKTIPLDQVPDFIHDHVVDEVLIAVEKQDLDCIEPLVLHCEREGVRTRVHLNFLKATSSSVHLEHLNEFPLLTFSTGPQDELQLLAKRVADLALALFLLIVLAPLMLVIALLVRFTSSGPILYRQTRCGLGGRRFTVLKFRSMVQNAEQLRPGMEHLNEADGPVFKIADDPRVTPIGRWLRRTSLDELPQLWNILRGDMSFVGPRPPIPEEVEKYESWQRRRLRMRPGLTCLWALEGRSQLNFDRWMQLDLSYIDRWSLWLDAQIFLKTIPHVLFGRGAW from the coding sequence TTGTTAGAGCGACGCTCAAAATTGTTGGGATTGGGCTGTCTTGCCCATGATCTGGTGCTGACTGCGCTGGCCTTGCCGATTGCTTACCTGTTGCGCGTCTCTGTTCTTCCCAGGGTTCTTGACTCACATTTTCCAGCAGTCTATCCGCTGCGCGTCTATTTGCCTTTTTTGGCGGGAGTCCTTGTTACATGGTTTGTGGTTGGATTTCTGTACGGCATCTACCGCAAGGTAGAGCTGCGCAATCCTGCACAAATCGTCTGGGACGAAACCAAGCTGGTCGTCACTGGCATGGGGCTCGTGGCCGCCGGGCTATACCTGTTTCGAGCTGATATCAGCCGCAGTCTGGCTTTGACCTTTGGCGCTGTGAACTGGCTGCTTCTCATCACCGGCCGGCTCACAATGTTTTTCACCAAAGGCTCGCTGCGCCGAATTTTTGGACGTTATCACCATGTTCTCGTGGTCGGTACGGGCACCCATGCTCACGAGTTAGCGCGGCTGGTAGAGCATGCCGAACCACTGGGGCTGCGTCTTATAGGGTTTGCCTACCTTACCGAGCTTCCGCCCGCTCCCGCCGAAGACTTGCACAGCTCGTATAAGACCATTCCATTGGATCAAGTCCCGGACTTTATCCATGACCACGTTGTGGATGAAGTCCTGATTGCCGTGGAAAAGCAGGATTTGGATTGCATTGAACCCCTGGTCTTGCACTGTGAACGTGAAGGCGTCCGCACGCGGGTTCATCTGAATTTCCTCAAGGCCACCAGTTCGAGCGTGCATCTGGAACATCTCAATGAGTTTCCTCTACTCACTTTTTCCACCGGCCCGCAGGATGAGCTTCAGCTTTTAGCCAAGCGCGTTGCCGATCTTGCCCTGGCTCTTTTTCTGTTGATTGTGCTCGCGCCTCTCATGCTGGTGATTGCCTTGCTCGTGCGCTTTACCTCCTCCGGTCCAATTCTTTATCGTCAGACGCGTTGTGGATTAGGCGGCAGGCGCTTCACTGTGTTGAAGTTTCGCTCAATGGTGCAGAATGCAGAGCAATTGCGCCCTGGAATGGAGCATCTCAACGAGGCTGATGGCCCGGTCTTCAAGATAGCTGACGATCCCCGCGTTACTCCTATCGGGCGCTGGCTCCGCCGCACTAGTCTCGACGAGCTGCCGCAGCTTTGGAACATCCTTCGCGGCGATATGTCTTTTGTTGGTCCTCGTCCGCCTATACCCGAAGAGGTGGAAAAATACGAGTCATGGCAGCGGCGGCGGTTGCGTATGCGTCCGGGGCTGACCTGCCTGTGGGCGCTCGAAGGCCGCAGCCAGCTCAACTTTGACCGCTGGATGCAGCTCGATCTCTCCTATATTGACCGGTGGTCGTTGTGGCTTGACGCGCAAATCTTTCTGAAAACAATTCCGCATGTCCTGTTCGGCCGGGGCGCATGGTAG
- a CDS encoding methyltransferase domain-containing protein — protein sequence MPYYKTKWAITRVLKPKSILEIGVRFGYSAAAFLNGFPSAEYLGIDLDIDTFGGTSGAIEWAKKITSSFRANFLVEDSQQMERFPGDVYDLIHVDGQQDGDGTYHDMQLAAKQGRYILADGYFWTRQNFAALSEFLYQFREQIEYYGVIPGYAGELLIRVRDSSLARQESNQDAQSANSLALQGTYTSDYYLHDCGGYLQYRQNQGKNLEDVRLIDVAAVAGLKGGGRVLDLGCGRGELSYYFAQEGFEVTAIDYSADAIKLAEKCFDGDEDLKRKVEFICGDVCTVKLSGKYDLAVASDLIEHLSPEELEKLYSRISAHLAHDGFFVLHTFPNRWYYQYEYARKRRVAASVGAYLSPQPRSRYEQLMHINEQSPRIMKKSLHRHFAHVLLWFAKPEDPVSNLLRKFTKQELRATPDLFAVVSQSRVKPEQIAALLQTHPLHDLKLNGLSLAAEQVPGQVHANSDFHVKVTLKNSTKALLNSFMPNPVRISYHWLNSQGSNSIVYDGLRTNLFPALRPGHTRAYLVNVQTPAHPGSYILRMTLVQEFVRWFDDPPFNLMADLSVVVK from the coding sequence GTGCCCTATTACAAGACCAAGTGGGCGATTACCCGAGTCCTCAAACCAAAATCAATTCTTGAAATCGGCGTTCGTTTCGGATATTCCGCCGCGGCTTTCCTGAACGGCTTTCCATCCGCAGAGTACCTGGGTATTGACCTGGATATCGATACTTTTGGTGGAACTTCGGGCGCAATCGAGTGGGCCAAAAAGATTACGTCTTCTTTTCGCGCTAACTTTTTGGTTGAAGACAGTCAACAAATGGAGCGCTTCCCGGGAGATGTTTACGACCTGATTCATGTTGACGGCCAGCAGGATGGGGATGGCACCTATCACGACATGCAACTTGCCGCCAAACAAGGACGGTACATTCTAGCGGATGGCTATTTCTGGACCCGGCAGAACTTTGCAGCCCTCAGTGAGTTCCTGTACCAGTTTCGGGAGCAAATTGAATATTACGGCGTGATTCCTGGGTATGCCGGCGAGTTGCTCATTCGAGTGAGAGACTCCTCTCTTGCCAGGCAAGAAAGCAACCAAGACGCCCAGAGCGCCAACAGCCTTGCGTTGCAGGGTACATATACAAGTGATTACTACTTGCATGATTGTGGGGGATATCTTCAGTACCGACAAAACCAAGGCAAGAATTTAGAAGATGTCCGTCTTATTGATGTAGCGGCGGTTGCCGGTCTGAAAGGAGGAGGCAGGGTCCTCGACCTGGGATGCGGTCGCGGAGAGCTTTCCTACTATTTCGCTCAAGAAGGCTTTGAGGTGACCGCAATTGACTACTCCGCTGATGCAATCAAACTGGCGGAAAAGTGTTTCGATGGCGATGAGGACTTAAAACGCAAAGTAGAGTTTATCTGCGGCGACGTGTGCACCGTCAAGCTGTCAGGCAAATATGATCTGGCAGTGGCCTCTGATTTGATTGAGCATCTTTCGCCAGAAGAGTTGGAAAAGCTTTACTCCAGGATTTCCGCGCATCTTGCTCACGATGGGTTTTTTGTGCTGCACACCTTCCCGAACCGCTGGTATTACCAGTATGAGTACGCGCGCAAAAGAAGAGTAGCTGCATCGGTGGGAGCATATTTGTCTCCGCAGCCGCGGAGCCGGTATGAACAGCTCATGCATATCAATGAGCAGTCGCCGCGGATCATGAAGAAAAGCCTGCACCGCCATTTCGCGCACGTGCTACTGTGGTTTGCGAAGCCGGAAGATCCGGTAAGTAATTTGCTTCGCAAATTCACGAAACAGGAATTGCGTGCTACGCCCGATCTGTTTGCGGTTGTCTCGCAATCCAGGGTCAAACCGGAACAAATTGCCGCACTTTTACAAACCCATCCATTGCACGATCTCAAGTTGAACGGTCTGAGCCTTGCCGCCGAGCAGGTTCCTGGGCAGGTTCATGCTAATTCCGATTTTCACGTCAAGGTAACGCTTAAAAATTCAACTAAGGCGCTCCTGAATAGCTTCATGCCAAATCCCGTCCGGATCAGCTATCACTGGCTGAACAGCCAGGGTTCCAATTCTATTGTTTACGACGGATTGCGCACGAATCTGTTTCCCGCTTTACGCCCCGGCCATACACGCGCTTATTTGGTAAATGTCCAGACACCCGCTCATCCTGGTTCTTATATTCTCCGAATGACCCTCGTACAAGAATTTGTGCGCTGGTTCGATGATCCACCGTTCAATCTCATGGCAGATCTCAGTGTCGTTGTGAAATAG